The Vigna unguiculata cultivar IT97K-499-35 chromosome 6, ASM411807v1, whole genome shotgun sequence genome contains a region encoding:
- the LOC114187665 gene encoding uncharacterized protein LOC114187665, with product MKERLKNRPVHIPEDHFKQLIVYWKNTTIQSISEKNTISRRKQKYMHRMGPINFARVRAELSAGKKDGEEVSRVEMFIKTCQGRPCRKGKAVDKETLDTISKLEGSMQNSSTENVEKTFESMFGKEKPGRVRCYGRTVTPSLFKRNQEIAAIKKGYDMKIDGMAKRIEGLETMMTLILKQQNPDLNEDDIEHMMSLAFGKENSAIAPRSSASTHVPCFDQVDQEPQENTAEQMEE from the exons ATGAAAGAGCGACTGAAGAATCGTCCAGTGCACATTCCTGAAGACCATTTTAAGCAATTGATTGTTTATTGGAAAAATACTACGATCCAG AGCATTAGTGAAAAAAATACAATCAGTAGGAGAAAGCAAAAGTACATGCACCGAATGGGACCAATAAACTTTGCAAGAGTTCGAGCTGAATTG aGTGCTGGGAAAAAGGATGGAGAAGAAGTCAGTAGAGttgaaatgtttataaaaaCTTGCCAAGGTCGTCCTTGTAGGAAAGGAAAAGCAGTGGACAAAGAAACATTGGATACTAtt TCTAAGCTTGAAGGATCTATGCAAAACTCATCAACTGAAAATGTGGAAAAAACTTTTGAATCAATGTTTGGAAAAGAAAAGCCTGGTCGGGTTCGTTGTTATGGAAGGACTGTGACCCcatcattatttaaaagaaatcaaGAAATTGCTGCAATTAAAAAAGGATATGATATGAAAATAGATGGGATGGCAAAAAGGATTGAAGGTTTGGAAACAATGATGACACTCATACTTAAGCAACAAAACCCTGATTTGAATGAGGATGATATAGAACATATGATGTCATTAGCTTTTGGGAAAGAAAATAGTGCCATTGCTCCACGTTCATCTGCTTCCACTCATGTTCCTTGTTTTGACCAG gTTGATCAAGAACCTCAAGAAAATACCGCAGAGCAAATGGAAGAATGA
- the LOC114188299 gene encoding uncharacterized protein LOC114188299, protein MMQKIHLNRFLKEIMGKEVTSENKMKLAAKDEGNDHHLDIPKVKSSKELLRRLQVKREKGSTVVATKAPLIVPNGQFNLSNFEVRSQNKNTLSSSVEPPIKPSQNMVTVEVMNGKRKGPFLSNKETVQTINESRAKIRAISRSLIAVQAKKNAKNKVNTLGEKSKSNPELIKASLQEVGNSNAKQQPPKKGKSGDVSSKRTQNFMGEWMSTIDMFHQKNAKKVITQGEKSKSRLQLLEASLREVGNSNKQPPNLGISGDVTSKRIQNVVHKGVNIVDKTKENQKSVKRVEVERDTSKGNEKKKRPLTEGYPNCWE, encoded by the exons ATGATGCAGAAAATACATTTGAACAGATTCCTCAAGGAG ATAATGGGAAAGGAAGTAACCTccgaaaataaaatgaaattggcTGCAAAGGATGAAGGGAATGATCATCATTTGGATATACCTAAAGTTAAATCAAGCAAAGAATTGCTTAGGAGGCTCCAAGTCAAACGTGAAAAAGGAAGCACTGTTGTGGCAACTAAGGCACCTTTGATTGTCCCTAATGGACAATTTAATTTGTCCAATTTTGAAGTTAGAAGCCAGAATAAGAACACTCTTAGTTCTAGTGTGGAACCACCTATAAAACCTAGTCAAAATATGGTGACAGTGGAAGTTATGAACGGTAAAAGGAAAGGACCATTTCTGAGCAATAAGGAAACAGTACAAACCATTAATGAGTCAAGAGCAAAGATAAGGGCCATTTCAAGATCTTTGATTGCAGTTCAAGCTAAGAAGAATGCAAAAAACAAGGTAAACACACTAGGTGAAAAAAGTAAGTCAAATCCTGAATTGATTAAAGCTAGCTTACAAGAAGTTGGGAATTCAAATGCTAAACAGCAGCCCCCTAAAAAGGGAAAATCAGGAGATGTGAGTTCTAAGAGGACTCAAAATTTCATGGGGGAATGGATGAGTACAATTGACATGTTTCATCAGAAGAATGCAAAAAAGGTAATAACACAAGgagaaaaaagtaaatcaagGCTACAATTACTTGAAGCTAGCTTACGTGAAGTTGGCAATTCAAATAAACAGCCACCTAACTTAGGAATATCAGGAGATGTGACTTCTAAGAGGATTCAAAATGTCGTTCACAAAGGGGTGAATATAGTTGacaaaactaaagaaaatcAAAAATCTGTTAAGAGGGTAGAAGTGGAACGTGATACATCAAAGggaaatgagaaaaagaaaaggccaTTAACAGAAGGTTATCCAAATTGTTGGGAATGA